The following coding sequences are from one Leptospira mayottensis 200901116 window:
- a CDS encoding periplasmic-type flagellar collar protein FlbB, with product MASLSDKARATYLILLILFLLGIGFFVFDYFQIINAAELLPFLRKEPALVNQDNESPTELQKLEFAKAQERFAEELDELEKRKTELLAEKGKLEAEMEKLEEMRQGLITKEKEMKSADSEKNSRQKLVKVLADKVGNMPPESAVGMLTNWPDGDIIDVFIQMDKDAEDDGRPTITTYLLTLFPADRRAMITNKWLSRSSGIKTPGIPDDAIEANP from the coding sequence ATGGCATCTTTAAGCGATAAGGCAAGAGCTACATATCTCATTCTTCTCATCCTATTTTTATTGGGAATCGGCTTTTTTGTTTTTGATTATTTCCAAATCATCAACGCTGCGGAGCTTCTTCCCTTTCTTCGCAAAGAGCCCGCTCTCGTAAACCAGGATAACGAATCTCCGACGGAACTCCAAAAATTGGAATTCGCCAAAGCTCAGGAAAGATTTGCGGAAGAATTAGACGAGCTGGAAAAAAGAAAGACGGAGCTTCTGGCCGAAAAAGGAAAGCTCGAAGCAGAAATGGAAAAGCTTGAGGAGATGCGTCAGGGCCTCATCACAAAAGAAAAAGAGATGAAATCGGCCGACTCGGAAAAAAATAGTCGTCAAAAACTCGTAAAGGTTCTCGCGGACAAAGTAGGAAATATGCCCCCTGAGTCCGCGGTCGGCATGCTCACAAACTGGCCTGATGGAGACATCATCGACGTTTTTATTCAGATGGACAAAGACGCAGAAGACGACGGGAGACCAACGATCACTACTTATCTCTTAACTCTTTTTCCCGCAGATAGACGTGCAATGATTACAAATAAATGGCTCAGTAGGTCAAGTGGAATCAAAACCCCCGGCATTCCAGACGATGCAATAGAGGCCAATCCATAA